GCACAGGAAGCTGGTTATACTGGACTGCACTTCAGCAGTCTTTTGCAAACAGTGTGATGTGAGCAGACAATTCTCATAATGTTCAGAATAAAGTATTAGACCATTATGTAATAGTATGACTAAAGCCCAAGGAGTGACTGTTCCACAGCTACTAGAAGTTGTGTACCAAATTTGGTGATGTCATTGACAGGTGACTGCCAGCCAGATTATGCTTGCTGAAAAGCTCTTTGGGCCTGTAAGTCAGAAGGTTGGGGAATATCTACCCAATTTCAGACTTCTTACACTTCTTCCTGAGCCGAGGTGTGTATGTAATAGTATTCACTTTCAAAAAATGCTCAAAATAACTGTGTACGCTAAATAGTATCTACGTACGCAGAGTTTCAGTCAGTACACTATTTCGTACAACATTATAAAGAAATATCCCACTATACAGAAAGAAGCAGTTACTAGTAGAAGAGAAAGCAAAGAATGCCGAGGCTGGTGTGCGTACAGGAGAGGATAACAAGTCATATGGCAGTGAGACAAATAGCAAGGCAGTCCTCTCTTACTGCACTATTGAACAAGGGCTTGCTACTCAGCAGGTGCGAGTCTCTTACCATCACCCATTTATTAATTGCTTTTGCATATTTCCTTCCAAAGGCCTGCACTACCACAAATGTGTTCAAACCAATTTGTATAAAGATATAGAACCgaaataacatatttaataatactGGATAATTAGAAAAGCAGATATAGATACCACACAGCATGAAAAGGATATGACAAAGAAATTTCAAAATGTTCTCTTGTTTGTAAGTCCAACCTATGGTTGGTAATTCATAGATTTTTTATTTAGGAGAATACTGCTCGGAAGAAATTAGCGCATGACATCGTCAGCTCAATAGCTATGGATATATCCGTAGCAGACCAGCTCAGGACGAAGGTGAACAAAGTCTGGGATAAATCCTTTACCAACCGAGTACAAGGCATGTGTGTCAACATGCTCGATACAGAAAACTATGCCACAAACAAAATGGACAAGTTTTTAGCCTCAGAAGCGAGCTGACAACACAGCATcagcatagcttaaaacttgaTAACTGCTAGTTCATGCATTCCCTGTAAGCAGAACAGATCACTGGATTTATTCAAGGAAGAGTACGTACAGGATTCATCCTTGGATCCAGAGAGCTTATCCCTGGGCTGCCGCAAGATGGAGATTTGCGATATGATGTCTAATTTTGAAGTGTGTAAATGCTTGAGTTGGAATTTCTTCATGATTATTTTTGAACTGCTGGTTTCCTGTATCAGGATATTACGAGCCTACCATGTATCAGATTAAGATTTTGTATTAATAGTTGAGACTTTGCTATAACACAGAGATGGAGAAAAGGCATCTTCGTTTATGAGTATATCATCAAGCCATCTGTCATTTTAATAAGAATTGCCGAGATGCAGAAATAAGGCACACTTAGCAAggcatgtatttattagttgTACTACCATTTAAAAGGCTGTATGTGAAGAGTACATATAGGTCACAATTTCTCAGACTACCTGCTCCTAATTGCCAAAATAAGTTTTAAACATAATGTTCATACAACAATTTGTAAAATCATAAACCCCTATCAATCATTTATACataaaaaagttgataaaaatgCAAAACTCGTAACCGACATGCAACAAATGTGTAAATGCGGATATAAATATGCAAGGGGAAAGAGATGGAAGCAAGCAACGTGAGGGAATTTAGGTTAGAGAACAGACATATCCTACTCCCACGCTAGCAAGCTGAGGATTGCACAGATTTCACTACATACAGACAGCAAGGGACAGCACGAGAGATATTGAATGGGCTAGAATTTGGTAACCAACCATACAGCTAGGCTCGAGTAACTGCAAGAATAGGTACAGCTCTTGTTGTAGCTAAGTGAAGACTATACAcattgcttgcaattaaatTGTGCCTATTTTCATATTTAAACAGCTGAGGAAAGCGCAGCCACAAGAATGGATAAGAGAGCGGCAGCTGCTGCCTGAGGCAGGTCCTACTCCGATTTGTTAAAGGCTTTGTCAGCAGCAGCACTTGCAGCAGCATCCTTGGCTTCATCAGCTAGTTTGGCACCTGCCAATCATGAAATTACCCGTCTGTGATGTCAAACATGCTCAATATTTATGCTACTGAACAATTTGGGCTACCACAAAACTGTGGATGGTTGCTTACCTTCACTGATCAGTTTGCCGCCTGCATCCTTGACTTGGTCTAACCTTGACTCGATCTGATCTTCATACCGGAGAATGAAGGGCCTAATGAACTTATAGTAGACGAAACTTGAGCCATTCCAGGAGTTGGGCACCATACACCAGATGAGGAACGCACACTAGAATAGAATGTTCACTCTCATGATATACTGAATAGAGTCAATAGCCTTTCTATACGATTACATAACAACCAAACAATTACTATCAAATATTGATTTTTGAAGCGAAACGCTCAATACATGTAGAGCTGCTTAGACTGATCCAGTCCAGGTACCTTGAAAAACCAATAGAAGGGTATCCAAAATAGAAAGATGTCTGTTCCTAGTTCGACGAGGGCAAACGTGCCATACACCACCCAATAGATGAGCCATTGCGTATCATCACTTTTATCATGGCTTTCTATAGCCTTAAACCTGTAATAAAGGAAACCGTTTAATGAGAGAGTAACACAAGTAGCACAATATGGTTCGCACAGCATTTTATAAGCACTGATGGAACAGGAAGTAATGGCTCTATATGTAACGTACATCCACTCGAGTCATCAACAATGTTTGGCATGTTGGAAGTAAATAAATTCAGGTACATTTagcacatttttcactttaaaGCTAAAACAAAATTCAAAACTCAAACAGATGAAAGAACGagagcatagacctattaactatacttaatatatagttatgtatagttaataggtctatggccgACGGGCAACCCAAAATGATGTATCAATACAAATGATTGACACACTGATGCTGTCTTCCCGGTTGGCTTGGTTTAAACCAGTTAAAATTTCATTGGTAATGGTAAGCAATATTTATGGAAGACCATTCATGGTTCCTTTAATGCAAATATAAAGGATTTAGTATTTACTCaattcaatatcttggctttgaAGTGTTAATGTCAGACTTCGTCTCTTTCATGAGAATAATACTTGGAAGTTTTGATGCGAGACTTGCCCATCTCCACCTACACTAAAACCCCTAACTCCTCACTCAGTTTGCGCTAACAAGcgtaaaagaaaataaaaaatattaatattggTAGATCCATGACATGTTCCTCATTCATTAGGTAACTATCAGCCTATCTACAAGCGTTGCACCAGTTTTGTATCTCACTATGTCTCAAAAACAGGATCAGGCTTGCCAGTATGTCGTATGAACAGCCGAAGGAAAGGGTTTCAAGTCATAATAGCATTTCGATAGTCTCAAAAACAGTTAATGTGATATTATTCTATATCTGTCCCTTCATTTAACTTTTGTCATTCAATGTCTATGTGtaattaaataaacaaaaataaatatatataatcactTTGTAAAATATAGAGCGCAATAGCCACTCCATATACATGTGTAAACAGACTAATGCAGTCTTTCTACAACATAAGTGTAACAGcctaaaccataaaccataaaaccgtctaaaccataaaaaccggtttaagcCAAAAACCTAGTTTAATCAGTTTTTTTCCCCGACTGTCTTCTTCCACCAGAAGTACAACAAAGCATATTCATCCCTTGCGCGTGGCACACCAGTCCGTTGCATACCTGTCCGTTGCATACCAGTTCGCAACTTCAAAGCTTTAGATATTTGTATGGGCGAGTATGCAATCTCGAAACAGCACAAATCGAGATCGTTGTAACCAGAGGATTCTGTTAGGCCAAGTCACTTTTCCATTGCTCGCTTCATTTTTTGATCAATACACATGGTAATAGTTTTTGAGATTTGTCTCATCTTGACAGCACCCTCCATTGCGGCAAGGTTCCCGCAGCGTGTTTAGCATTTCAAGTGGTATAGGTACATTTAGCACATTTGAAGtggaaaataattaaagaatgaCAAATTTTGCTAAATAGTATGCTGTAAACCATGGATGACTGCTTTAAACAAATTCATTGGAGAAACTTAAGAAATCCTAAAGCATTAGGAAATCCTACATTTGGAAAATCTGTAGAGATGGATGTGGCCTCAAAGATTCTTCCTAACACAGTAATACAAATTAGATACGTGATaagctaaaatatttaaatgtttattgACTACTAGAAATATTTCGGCCGACACGATGTTGAATTTAAATATTGCAACCAAAACAGATAGGTGAACAAGTATTTTTACATGCACCATAGCATAGTAGACATACTGCTATGCTATGACAGGAAAACAGATAACAAAGTTAACCCTTTCTATGTCACAAGCAACTTCAGATTTTCCTGCCTATTCACAATCAATAAAGTTAGCTACTCCAATCGCACCGTCAAGCTTTATCAGTCATCTCTCCGCCATCTTTACCTCAATAAGTTACTACGCGTTCCCAAACTTGAATACTTTCATACCGTATGTGTTTGGGTAGTATTCTATTTCTATGTAAAGTCTCTGGATAAGAAAGACACGGAGACCTTTTGGGCTAATTTTGGGGTAAAATATCATTCGTAGGATGATCCGAACAATCCAACTGATTTACTCTGgttatataaatacacataattttaaagtattgaaagttgaaattgttttttaaGAATCAGAACTGGTATTGCCATTTTCCTTGACCCGCAGCGGCTTCATGGATTAACATAGTCAATGACAACTAGTGACCTAAATTCAATCAATCACGCGGACTCTGCTTGCATTGATAAATCATATCGAAGAGACACGCTATACCGGTTACGACTGGGCTCAAGATGATGAAAGCAGACTAGAAAGGGCGGAGTCTAACATAACTAATTGACTTGTAAGAGTAAGAAGTATGTTTTGCATATTATCCACTCACGATGCATATCCTGGGTAGAGAAATCCAATGAAGTTGCACAGGATCTGAGCTCCAAAGCCAAGCAATAGCCAGAGAGCCACGATGGCCATCACGCCTACAAATCATGAGCACACCACCCACTAAACTATAGGCTTTCACGCACAAGAGTCAAGGCAGCTTCACATTGTCAATTATATCTTTtgacaaaaacaatacattgCCAGCCCATGCGAAGGCAACTCTCCAGGTTTGTTTTGACAAAGCAAAGAAGTGAAACTTTTGGGATCAACAATTGTCTACCAACAATCTACTTCAGTTGCACATGCTTTATACTAACACACAATTAGCAATCATTCTAATGCAGGGTTGTATGTAATTAAACATAATGCTTCAGTACACTTAATATCTTGTAGGACCTCCCTCAGggtttacataaataaaataggTCAAATCATATGGCTCCGGTAACACCTTCAACTCATATGAGGAACAGAAGCTGTATGGATAATAAActacatatttaataagaaatGCAGAGGCAAAACATATTTGAACAGAGTGTCACTCATAGACTGcaatcaggttcaatggtagaAGACAGGTGCAACGGAAAAAGTAGTTGACAAACACTGACATGTAGTAGGTTTCTATGATCCTATCCTAGGTTGCGCAACTGCGCTTTGTATAAGTCATACAACGATggcaacaaaattgtatacaaacATTTACTCATATTAGGAGAAATGTATGCTGTAGTTCAGAGATCGTAGTAGCAATATAGGTTGCCcagaatatttattattagaaaTATATTTGATTGCCAGCCCTACACAGTGCTATTCTGATGTAGACAGCTATAATAAAGTTGTTAATAAGCTCAGTTTTACACTCATTTGAGCCCCAGCAACACCATTACTAGCTAACATGCTATGCAGATGAGTTGAGCAGGAATGTAATGCTGAGATGCTGAATGCAGGAGCGGCAGACACACTTTAACCTACCCGCTAGGCAGCCAGGCATCATACCTAATACAGAGCAGTGTACTGCCCTCTGCTATATTAACATCGCCTGCAGATCAGCAGTGTTTGCAGTTCAGCAGCTGATGTCACTGTCCTATATAGCTCGGTGCTTATCAGAATGATGAGCATGCCCATGCTTGCCCCACGCCTATGTTTGCCCATGCTATAATCGCAATCCCATAATTCCTAACTTTCAGTTGACAGGCTCCTATGTGAATTTCTGTTTCAGTGATCTGTTTGAGAGAGTAGTGGTCATACACAACAACTGGTTTCACTCTACAACCATGAGTATCTATTAGGGAAAGGAAAGACTAATGGttcgt
The genomic region above belongs to Watersipora subatra chromosome 1, tzWatSuba1.1, whole genome shotgun sequence and contains:
- the LOC137398384 gene encoding receptor expression-enhancing protein 5-like — its product is MAKVKENFEQYKEWLNKKLHEKNAVTDVIDKVEKATGVQRLYMAYGVMAIVALWLLLGFGAQILCNFIGFLYPGYASFKAIESHDKSDDTQWLIYWVVYGTFALVELGTDIFLFWIPFYWFFKCAFLIWCMVPNSWNGSSFVYYKFIRPFILRYEDQIESRLDQVKDAGGKLISEGAKLADEAKDAAASAAADKAFNKSE